In Bacillus cereus ATCC 14579, a single window of DNA contains:
- the smpB gene encoding SsrA-binding protein, protein MPKGTGKVIAQNKKAFHDYFIEETYEAGLVLQGTEIKSIRAGRVNLKDAFARVHNGEVWVHNMHINTYEQGNRFNHDPLRTRKLLLHKKEIDKLAGAAKETGYALVPLRIYLKNGFAKMALGLAKGKKQYDKRHDLKEKEAKREIARAFRDRQKM, encoded by the coding sequence ATGCCAAAGGGTACAGGTAAGGTTATTGCACAGAACAAAAAAGCATTTCATGATTATTTCATCGAAGAAACATACGAAGCAGGGCTTGTCCTTCAAGGAACGGAAATTAAGTCGATTCGCGCTGGACGCGTAAACTTGAAAGATGCGTTTGCACGTGTACATAATGGTGAAGTATGGGTTCATAATATGCACATTAATACGTACGAACAAGGGAATCGTTTCAACCATGATCCACTTCGTACGAGAAAATTACTTCTGCATAAAAAAGAAATTGATAAACTAGCGGGCGCTGCGAAAGAAACAGGTTACGCATTAGTTCCACTTAGAATTTATTTGAAAAATGGATTTGCAAAGATGGCACTTGGTTTAGCAAAAGGTAAGAAGCAATACGATAAACGTCACGATTTAAAAGAGAAAGAAGCTAAACGTGAAATTGCACGCGCGTTCCGTGATCGCCAAAAGATGTAA